A part of Cryptococcus decagattii chromosome 2, complete sequence genomic DNA contains:
- a CDS encoding EKC/KEOPS complex subunit CGI121, which yields METYAYPAFSAQYSNIHIALFKNVTNAPQIRRRLIEASQMTGPEGDKAREEVDFGFVEANLLVSKEHLLIGILSTLLYAFPSTGPAPTNPPPLSEISNPDISSLSLSSSSETRQPKTRSHNLHSELLLLLSPNNNITDSIRRHGVSDSTTNLAVVKFGKRGDKAEEVYAAMKKVVEGELTGWEGISEGTDWARVDKIYKLNELNTLKTANVVEKKRAAVVSTVAIKNVI from the exons ATGGAGACATACGCTTATCCAGCCTTTTCGGCGCAATACAGCAATATCCACATTGCGCTCTTCAAGAATGTCACCAATGCGCCTCAGATCAGAAGACGGCTCATCGAAGCATCTCAAATGACCGGTCCAGAGGGTGACAAGGcaagggaagaggttgaCTTTGGGTTTGTAGAGGCTAACTTG TTGGTCTCCAAAGAACATCTCTTGATTGGTATTCTCTCAACACTGCTCTATGCCTTTCCTTCTACTGGTCCCGCACCTACCAACCCTCCTCCCCTCTCTGAAATCAGCAACCCCGAtatctcttctctctcgctttcctcttcctcagaAACTCGACAACCTAAAACACGGTCACACAATCTCCATTCTGAACTGCTCCTCCTGCTGTCGCCGAACAATAACATTACCGACTCTATCCGGCGGCACGGTGTATCTGACAGTACTACCAACCTGGCTGTGGTAAAGTTTGGAAAGCGAGGGGATAAGGCGGAGGAAGTGTATGcggcgatgaagaaggttgTAGAAGGGGAGTTGACCGGGTGGGAAGGGATCAGTGAAGGGACTGATTGGGCAAGGGTGGATAAG ATATACAAACTCAATGAATTGAATACCCTCAAGACGGCGAATGTGGTCGAAAAGAAACGAGCGGCGGTTGTTAGCACGGTTGCCATCAAGAATGTCATCTAG